The Frondihabitans australicus genome includes a region encoding these proteins:
- a CDS encoding DNA-3-methyladenine glycosylase family protein: MSLDTAAEPSSPASGQVATATTVYRPAEPVHVLQTLRPLVRGGGDPCFRVEAGVVWWGVRTPEGPATLRLGPAASAVEARAWGPGAEWAVANVPELLGRGDDWSGLDVSGHELLSDARRRLPGLRLLRTNLVAQMMIPAVLEQKVTGTEAWRAWRQLVRGHGSVAPGPAPAGLMVPADAATWAKVPSWEWHRAGVGPQRSATIMRVCAVASGLERTLSLGRGGDEVQRRLRSVVGVGVWTAAETSQRAHGDPDSPSVGDYHLPATVGWALIGEPVDDDGMLELLEPYRGHRERVMRLITASGFRKPRFGPRMTIQDHRAH; encoded by the coding sequence ATGAGTCTCGACACGGCGGCAGAGCCCTCGTCGCCGGCGTCCGGGCAGGTCGCCACGGCGACGACGGTCTACCGCCCCGCCGAGCCGGTCCACGTGCTGCAGACGCTGCGCCCTCTCGTGCGCGGAGGCGGCGACCCGTGCTTCCGCGTCGAGGCGGGCGTGGTGTGGTGGGGCGTGCGGACGCCCGAGGGCCCCGCGACTCTGCGGCTCGGCCCGGCGGCGTCGGCCGTCGAGGCGAGGGCGTGGGGGCCGGGGGCGGAGTGGGCCGTGGCGAACGTGCCCGAGCTCCTGGGCCGGGGCGACGACTGGTCGGGGCTCGACGTGTCGGGGCACGAACTGCTGAGCGACGCGCGACGTCGGCTGCCCGGGCTGCGGCTGCTGCGCACGAACCTCGTGGCGCAGATGATGATCCCGGCGGTGCTCGAGCAGAAGGTGACGGGCACCGAGGCGTGGCGGGCCTGGCGTCAGCTGGTGCGAGGGCACGGCAGCGTGGCCCCGGGCCCGGCCCCGGCCGGCCTCATGGTGCCGGCCGACGCCGCGACCTGGGCGAAGGTGCCGAGCTGGGAGTGGCATCGTGCCGGCGTGGGGCCGCAGCGGTCGGCGACGATCATGCGCGTCTGCGCGGTCGCGTCGGGTCTCGAGCGCACCCTGTCGCTCGGGCGAGGCGGCGACGAGGTGCAGCGACGGCTGCGGTCGGTGGTCGGCGTCGGCGTCTGGACCGCCGCCGAGACTAGCCAGCGCGCCCACGGCGACCCCGACTCGCCGAGCGTCGGCGACTACCACCTGCCCGCCACCGTGGGCTGGGCCCTCATCGGCGAGCCGGTCGACGACGACGGAATGCTCGAACTGCTCGAGCCCTACCGGGGTCACCGCGAGCGCGTGATGCGGCTGATCACGGCGAGCGGATTCCGCAAGCCGCGCTTCGGGCCGCGCATGACGATCCAGGACCACCGCGCCCACTGA